In one window of Nakamurella alba DNA:
- the era gene encoding GTPase Era produces the protein MVNAPAGPGSDTATPDAAPEQPHRSGFACFVGRPNAGKSTLLNAMVGQKVAITSDKPQTTRRAVRGIITRDDAQMVVVDTPGMHKPRTLLGERLGDLVRSVWSDVDVIGFCVPADEKVGPGDRRIAAEIAEQAGRTPVIGVITKTDKASADQIAAQLLLLSEVREFAEIVPVSAVRQEQVGLLADLMIARLPEGPRLYPDGEVTDEPVETMISEIIRESALDGVRDELPHSLAVLVDEMGPREGRPENSPMTDIYATIYVERDSQKAIVLGRKGSRLGEVGRRSRLQIEKLLGQRVYLSLHISVAKDWQRDPKQLRKLGFDPQ, from the coding sequence GTGGTGAACGCCCCTGCCGGTCCGGGTTCCGACACCGCTACGCCGGACGCTGCTCCGGAGCAGCCGCACCGGTCCGGCTTCGCCTGTTTCGTCGGCCGGCCGAACGCCGGCAAGTCCACCCTGCTGAACGCGATGGTCGGCCAGAAGGTCGCGATCACCTCGGACAAGCCGCAGACCACCCGGCGTGCGGTGCGCGGGATCATCACCCGCGACGACGCGCAGATGGTCGTCGTCGACACCCCGGGGATGCACAAGCCGCGCACCCTGCTCGGCGAGCGGCTCGGCGACCTGGTCCGGTCCGTCTGGAGCGACGTGGACGTCATCGGCTTCTGCGTGCCCGCCGACGAGAAGGTCGGGCCGGGGGACCGGCGGATCGCCGCCGAGATCGCCGAGCAGGCCGGCCGGACGCCGGTGATCGGCGTGATCACCAAGACCGACAAGGCCTCCGCCGACCAGATCGCCGCCCAGCTGCTGTTGCTCTCCGAGGTGCGGGAGTTCGCCGAGATCGTCCCGGTGTCCGCGGTGCGGCAGGAGCAGGTCGGGCTGCTCGCCGACCTGATGATCGCCCGGTTGCCGGAGGGCCCCCGTCTCTACCCGGACGGTGAGGTCACCGACGAGCCGGTCGAGACCATGATCTCCGAGATCATCCGGGAGTCCGCCTTGGACGGGGTGCGCGACGAGCTGCCCCACTCGCTGGCCGTGCTGGTCGACGAGATGGGACCGCGCGAGGGCCGCCCGGAGAACTCCCCGATGACCGACATCTACGCGACCATCTACGTCGAGCGCGACTCACAGAAGGCGATCGTGCTGGGCCGCAAGGGATCCCGGCTCGGTGAGGTCGGCCGGCGCTCCCGCCTGCAGATCGAGAAGCTCCTCGGGCAGCGGGTGTACCTGAGCCTGCACATCAGCGTCGCCAAGGACTGGCAGCGCGACCCCAAGCAACTCCGCAAGCTCGGGTTCGACCCGCAGTAG
- a CDS encoding SIS domain-containing protein, which yields MSSVIDAGPGRWVAAEMAEQPAVLAGIAGRRDVEIERIRAALPRDREELGGISLIARGSSDNVAVHARYLLELATGLPVSLVAPSLVTRYHRELRARNHLAVALSQSGRTPEIVTVAEHLASRGATVVAVTNHDDSPLAAASAVTLSVGTGSEIAVPATKTVTGQLALVTLLAEAVAPDGADMDRWTGGATAWNRLAEVVAGVLDDTAAVEDAAALARDHKVGIHLARGLTYAAALEGALKSKETTRRVHEGYSSADFLHGPLTVASPEVLVVAYGADGPVLGDVLDTASAASDLGSPVIAIGAPELLSGLPSAVGLPVAGGLGEALAVVPLVVRGQQLAVSTTLELGMDPDRPVGLNKVTATH from the coding sequence ATGTCGTCGGTGATCGATGCCGGTCCGGGCCGGTGGGTGGCTGCGGAGATGGCCGAACAGCCGGCGGTGCTGGCCGGCATCGCCGGTCGTCGGGACGTCGAGATCGAACGGATCCGGGCGGCGCTGCCGCGGGACCGGGAGGAGCTCGGCGGGATCTCGCTGATCGCGCGGGGCTCCAGCGACAACGTCGCTGTGCACGCGCGGTACCTGCTGGAGCTGGCCACCGGGTTGCCGGTCAGCCTCGTCGCGCCGAGTCTGGTCACCCGGTACCACCGGGAGCTGCGGGCCCGGAACCATCTGGCCGTTGCGCTGTCCCAGTCCGGCCGCACACCGGAGATCGTCACGGTGGCCGAGCATCTCGCATCCCGAGGCGCGACTGTCGTGGCCGTGACCAATCACGACGACTCCCCGCTGGCCGCCGCGTCCGCCGTGACCCTGTCGGTCGGCACCGGGTCCGAGATCGCCGTCCCGGCGACCAAGACGGTGACCGGTCAACTGGCCCTGGTCACCCTGCTCGCCGAGGCCGTGGCGCCCGACGGTGCCGACATGGACCGGTGGACGGGAGGCGCGACGGCATGGAATCGGCTCGCCGAGGTGGTGGCCGGCGTCCTGGACGACACCGCCGCCGTGGAGGACGCCGCGGCTCTCGCCCGGGATCACAAGGTCGGCATCCACCTGGCGCGCGGCCTGACCTACGCCGCAGCACTGGAAGGTGCGCTGAAGTCGAAGGAGACCACCCGGCGGGTGCACGAGGGGTACTCCAGTGCCGACTTCCTGCACGGACCGCTGACCGTTGCCTCACCCGAGGTGCTGGTCGTCGCCTACGGCGCCGACGGGCCGGTGCTCGGTGACGTGCTCGACACCGCCTCCGCGGCATCGGATCTGGGATCACCGGTGATCGCCATCGGGGCGCCGGAGCTGCTGTCCGGGCTGCCGTCGGCGGTCGGGCTGCCGGTCGCCGGTGGGCTCGGGGAGGCGCTGGCGGTGGTGCCGCTGGTGGTCCGCGGGCAGCAACTCGCTGTCAGCACCACCCTTGAGCTCGGCATGGACCCGGACCGCCCGGTCGGACTGAACAAGGTCACTGCCACCCACTGA
- a CDS encoding M20/M25/M40 family metallo-hydrolase has translation MTREREAVAEGAAQWLDKVQDWLRIPSVSADPGHHGDVAASAHYLAEWLRQSGFPQVEVWDEGPALPAVWAHWPSGDPDAVRVTVYGHHDVQPAEPSEDPAARWIHPPFEPTIEDGVLYGRGASDDKGNIAMHLLGVQAHLAATGRTAPAVDLTLLVEGEEESGSAHIAELLESHRHQLETDVIVVSDTGLFGAGTPSICVGMRGLVGGQLHVHGPDIDLHSGVFGGAVPNPLTEMARILASLHDADHRITVPGFYDGVIEPTPEERAATAALPFDESAFLSGPASSRAAVGEEGWSTLERIGIRPTAEINGMWGGYTGPGGKTIVPTDAYAKLSFRLVGHQDPATIQRLVSEFLEGAASPGIEVTMEWEGAGVAPVHVSTTHPATQATRAAVGLAFDTDTVLLTREGGSGPEAQLAASMDAPLVFLGVMLDDDQIHAPNEKTAVDRLIKGCEATAYMYAGLAAIGREGLREA, from the coding sequence ATGACGCGCGAAAGGGAAGCGGTGGCCGAGGGCGCCGCGCAGTGGCTGGACAAGGTGCAGGACTGGCTCCGGATCCCCTCGGTGAGCGCCGACCCCGGCCACCACGGCGACGTGGCCGCCTCCGCCCACTACCTCGCGGAGTGGTTGCGGCAGAGCGGCTTCCCGCAGGTGGAGGTCTGGGACGAAGGACCGGCGCTGCCGGCCGTCTGGGCGCATTGGCCGTCCGGTGATCCGGACGCGGTGCGGGTCACCGTGTACGGCCACCACGACGTCCAGCCGGCGGAGCCGAGCGAGGACCCGGCCGCACGGTGGATCCATCCGCCGTTCGAGCCGACGATCGAGGACGGGGTGCTGTACGGCCGCGGGGCCAGCGACGACAAGGGCAACATCGCGATGCACCTGCTCGGGGTGCAGGCGCATCTTGCCGCCACCGGGCGCACCGCCCCGGCCGTCGATCTCACCCTGCTGGTCGAGGGCGAGGAGGAGTCCGGGTCCGCGCACATCGCCGAGCTGCTCGAGTCGCACCGGCACCAGCTGGAGACGGACGTCATCGTCGTCTCCGACACCGGTCTGTTCGGCGCCGGCACCCCGTCGATCTGCGTCGGCATGCGAGGTCTGGTCGGCGGTCAACTGCACGTGCACGGGCCCGACATCGATTTGCACTCCGGCGTCTTCGGCGGTGCGGTGCCGAACCCGCTCACCGAGATGGCCCGGATCCTGGCGTCCCTGCACGACGCCGACCACCGCATCACCGTCCCCGGCTTCTACGACGGCGTGATCGAGCCGACGCCGGAGGAGCGCGCGGCGACGGCCGCGCTGCCGTTCGACGAGTCGGCGTTCCTGTCCGGCCCGGCGTCCTCGCGGGCGGCGGTCGGCGAGGAGGGCTGGAGCACCCTGGAGCGGATCGGCATCCGGCCGACCGCGGAGATCAACGGGATGTGGGGTGGCTACACCGGTCCTGGTGGCAAGACCATCGTGCCGACGGACGCGTACGCCAAGCTCAGCTTCCGGCTGGTCGGACATCAGGACCCGGCCACGATCCAGCGGTTGGTGAGCGAGTTCCTCGAAGGCGCAGCGAGTCCCGGTATCGAGGTGACCATGGAGTGGGAGGGTGCGGGTGTGGCACCGGTGCACGTGTCGACCACCCATCCGGCGACCCAGGCCACCCGAGCAGCGGTCGGGCTGGCGTTCGACACCGACACCGTGCTGCTGACCCGGGAAGGCGGATCCGGTCCAGAGGCGCAGTTGGCCGCGTCGATGGACGCGCCGCTGGTGTTCCTCGGCGTGATGCTGGACGATGACCAGATCCACGCGCCGAACGAGAAGACCGCCGTCGACCGGCTGATCAAGGGGTGCGAGGCCACCGCGTACATGTACGCCGGACTCGCCGCCATCGGCCGGGAAGGTCTGCGGGAGGCCTGA